One Ranitomeya imitator isolate aRanImi1 chromosome 1, aRanImi1.pri, whole genome shotgun sequence DNA window includes the following coding sequences:
- the LOC138657608 gene encoding acidic proline-rich protein PRP25-like, with product MERVPRSSDKKAPPKSADKQNAPLRSTDKQQPLLPRSTDKQQPLLPRSTDKQKPPLRSTDKHKPPLRSTDKQQPPLPRSTDKQKLPMRSTDKQQPPPRSTDKQQPPLRSTDKQQPPLRSTDKHKPPLRSTDKQQPPLPRSTDKQQPPLPRSTDKQQLPLPRSTDKQKPPPRSTDKQKPPPRSTDKQQPPPRSADKQQPRSADKQQSPLRSADKQQPPRSVDKQQPPPRSTDKQQPLPRSTDKQQLPPRSVQAAAATKKHRLAAATTEGGKQEAIATKEHRQ from the exons ATGGAGAG AGTACCGAGGAGCTCTGATAAGAAGGCGCCACCGAAGAGCGCAGACAAACAGAATGCGCCACTGAGGAGCACAGACAAGCAGCAGCCGCTACTACCAAGGAGCACAGACAAGCAGCAGCCGCTACTACCAAGGAGCACAGACAAGCAGAAGCCGCCACTGAGGAGCACAGACAAGCATAAGCCGCCACTGAGGAGTACAGACAAGCAACAGCCGCCACTACCGAGGAGCACAGACAAGCAGAAGCTGCCAATGAGGAGCACAGACAAGCAGCAGCCACCACCAAGGAGCACAGACAAGCAGCAGCCACCACTGAGGAGCACAGACAAGCAGCAGCCACCACTGAGGAGCACAGACAAGCATAAGCCGCCACTGAGGAGCACAGACAAGCAACAGCCGCCACTACCGAGGAGCACAGACAAGCAACAGCCGCCACTACCGAGGAGCACAGACAAGCAGCAGCTGCCACTACCGAGGAGCACAGACAAGCAGAAGCCGCCACCGAGGAGCACAGACAAGCAGAAGCCGCCACCGAGGAGCACAGACAAGCAGCAGCCACCACCAAGGAGCGCAGACAAGCAGCAGCCGAGGAGCGCAGACAAGCAGCAGTCGCCACTGAGGAGCGCAGACAAACAGCAGCCGCCAAGGAGTGTAGACAAGCAGCAGCCGCCACCGAGGAGCACAGACAAGCAGCAGCCGCTACCGAGGAGCACAGACAAGCAGCAGCTGCCACCAAGGAGTGTACAAGCAGCAGCTGCCACCAAGAAGCACAGACTAGCAGCAGCCACCACAGAGGGTGGAAAACAAGAAG